From a region of the Hemitrygon akajei chromosome 16, sHemAka1.3, whole genome shotgun sequence genome:
- the sac3d1 gene encoding SAC3 domain-containing protein 1 has translation MPSPPNPKPCSDTMRPACCLGMCPERERSERQKQGRLHRLELVTGAAVKEWRRPAAGCEAVAPGDLRPPAVLLQTVRHLMEEVVPRAELGPEPEPWPVVHDFVMDRLRSVRQDLAAQRLGGGAAAAILEQSLRFLLVGPPPYHPRPREPGSIDAQVRECFSRLLATYSEGEHKNQAEFEALALLYDLGSDKALHRALQLPARIQDSPEMKVAFSINRALAEGNYVRCLRVVRHLPFLESCAIYRHISMLRHRLLRAFSHGYSCRNCRYPLRTLVELLAVDSQDIATDLCQRHGQQVTGDSVCFQKSSYRDPDTNPGLEELELVTRKQGNRTRSSIIQGHRVTATEL, from the exons ATGCCCTCACCGCCCAACCCGAAACCTTGCTCAGACACGATGAGGCCTGCCTGCTGCCTCGGGATGTGCCCGGAGCGGGAGCGGTCCGAGCGCCAGAAGCAGGGTCGGCTGCACCGGCTGGAGCTGGTGACGGGAGCGGCGGTGAAGGAGTGGAGGCGGCCGGCGGCAGGTTGCGAGGCGGTGGCCCCGGGGGATCTGCGGCCGCCCGCCGTGCTGCTACAGACGGTGAGGCACCTAATGGAGGAGGTGGTGCCGCGGGCCGAGCTGGGCCCCGAGCCCGAGCCCTGGCCCGTGGTCCACGACTTCGTGATGGACCGGCTTCGCAGCGTCCGCCAGGACCTGGCCGCCCAGCGGCTCGGGGGAGGCGCGGCCGCCGCCATCCTGGAGCAGAGTCTCCGCTTCCTGCTCGTCGGCCCGCCGCCCTACCACCCCCGGCCTAGGGAGCCCGGCTCCATCGATGCCCAGGTGCGCGAGTGCTTCAGCCGCCTACTCGCCACGTACAGCGAGGGCGAGCATAAAAACCAGGCGGAGTTCGAGGCCCTAGCACTGCTGTACGACCTCG GATCGGATAAAGCTTTGCATCGTGCCTTGCAGTTGCCTGCCCGCATCCAAGACTCGCCTGAGATGAAAGTGGCGTTTTCCATTAACCGTGCCTTGGCCGAGGGGAACTACGTGCGCTGCCTGCGTGTGGTGCgtcacctccccttcctggagAGCTGTGCCATCTATCGACACATCTCGATGCTCCGACACCGATTGCTTCGTGCATTTAGCCACGGTTATAGTTGCCGCAACTGTCGCTACCCTCTCCGGACTCTGGTGGAACTGCTGGCTGTGGACTCTCAGGACATTGCCACTGACCTCTGCCAACGACACGGTCAGCAGGTGACGGGTGACTCAGTCTGTTTCCAGAAGAGCAGCTACAGGGACCCTGACACCAATCCTGGACTTGA